Proteins from a genomic interval of Halopseudomonas litoralis:
- a CDS encoding efflux RND transporter periplasmic adaptor subunit produces MPVKSVRAALIPLFVVTALLSACGDSEAPPDQANQVPQVGVVTVASENFLMTSELPGRTKAYRVAEVRPQVNGIIQKRLFDEGSEVKAGQQLYQIDAAVYEAALKSAEATRLSTNTLAERYEVLVEDRAVSQQAYDEARAAKLQADAALERARIDVRYTRVSAPIAGRIGRSAVTEGALVSNGQVQALATIQQLDPIYVDVTQPARDLLALRRDLDAGRLERAGDNAAKATLRLEDGSEYEHEGELEFSEVSVDSGTGSVTLRAVFPNPDRILLPGMFVHAQLVSGERSEAILAPQQGVTRNPRGEAVAMLVNADNQVERRIVQTERTVGNRWLISGGLNVGDRLITEGLHMVQPGMTVEPVPAANVDNAGTVNTAEQEG; encoded by the coding sequence ATGCCAGTCAAGTCAGTTCGCGCTGCCCTGATCCCTTTGTTCGTCGTAACGGCATTACTCAGCGCCTGCGGTGATTCAGAAGCGCCGCCCGACCAGGCAAATCAGGTACCGCAGGTGGGTGTGGTCACCGTCGCCAGCGAGAACTTCCTGATGACCTCCGAGTTGCCGGGACGCACCAAGGCCTATCGGGTGGCCGAAGTGCGACCGCAGGTGAACGGGATCATTCAGAAGCGCCTGTTCGACGAGGGCAGCGAGGTCAAGGCGGGTCAGCAGTTGTATCAGATTGATGCCGCAGTCTATGAAGCCGCACTGAAAAGTGCCGAGGCCACCCGGCTGTCGACTAATACGCTCGCTGAGCGTTATGAGGTGCTGGTAGAGGATCGGGCGGTCAGTCAGCAGGCCTACGACGAGGCGCGGGCAGCCAAGTTGCAGGCTGATGCCGCATTGGAGCGGGCGCGGATCGATGTGCGCTATACCCGTGTGTCAGCGCCGATCGCCGGGCGTATCGGTCGCTCTGCAGTGACCGAAGGGGCTTTGGTCAGCAACGGTCAGGTGCAGGCTCTGGCTACCATTCAGCAACTGGACCCGATCTATGTCGATGTGACCCAGCCGGCGCGTGACCTGCTGGCGCTGCGCCGGGATCTGGATGCCGGACGGCTGGAGCGGGCAGGCGACAATGCTGCCAAGGCGACTTTGCGACTCGAGGACGGGTCCGAATATGAACACGAAGGCGAGCTGGAGTTTTCCGAAGTGTCGGTTGACTCCGGCACTGGCTCGGTGACCCTGCGAGCCGTCTTCCCGAACCCTGATCGTATTCTGCTGCCGGGCATGTTCGTACATGCGCAGCTGGTTTCCGGTGAGCGCAGCGAGGCTATTCTGGCTCCGCAGCAGGGCGTTACGCGTAACCCGCGCGGGGAAGCGGTGGCAATGCTGGTGAATGCCGACAATCAGGTTGAGCGGCGCATCGTCCAGACCGAACGTACCGTCGGTAATCGCTGGTTGATCAGTGGCGGACTGAATGTCGGTGATCGCCTGATCACCGAGGGGCTGCATATGGTCCAGCCGGGAATGACGGTTGAGCCGGTTCCTGCTGCCAACGTCGATAATGCCGGTACGGTCAATACTGCCGAACAGGAAGGATAA